tgaaaattttttgcCTACAAAACCTACTCCAAAATCTCTCATCCCTCTAAAAATCCTACTATTCCTATCCAGCCGCACCCCCACGAAATTGCAAAATAACATGTCATTACCACTCTTCCCTTCTCATCAAAGGGAGAGTGCGTAGAATCTCCTCATTCCAAGAGCGACAGTGCCTATTTATTTGTGCACCCACCCCACCCCAAACAAACTAAAGCATCAACTCCAAAGAGAGTGAGCCCACCCCAAACAAACTAAAGCATCAATTCCAAAGAGAGTGAGCAAACTGATAGTTCCATAAGAGATGGTCCAGATCCTCCTCATGATCAGCTCATGACATCTGCAAAAAAGGACACCGTTGCGACCATAATACAAAGATAAAATATCACTAGGTATGATCTTGGGTGTTCACACTCCCTTGCAAGATTTGTCAAGCGAAGGGCTTTACTTTCTTAGGAATTTTAAGTCTTCCATATGGAGGGAAAAACTAAGGCATCCTAGATAGAAGAGGGGGAACAAAACAAATGGAAGTTCAAACAGCAGGAGAGTCCCTTAGAAGAGGGTTCCAGAACACATTCCTCCTCCCATAAAAGTCCTATAACTTGAAACCAATGAAAAATCACCTTTTCTTTTACTGAAACGGATactgaaaacatttttttttttttttaatgaaaagaaCTTTCGTTGATAACAGATGAAAGAATGAAAAAGTACTTATTGGATGCCAATATTAAGAATGGTGTAGAAAATACCATCAATATCTTCCTATTggattctaaaaatatttagaaacaCAAATTATTGATAGCACCCACCACCAAGTAAGAATgactttctttttaaaacagcTTCAATTGTGTTAAAACTATTGTTTTCGTCCCTGAAATATTATGCATTCCTTATTTTGTTCCCCAAAATTCTCAACCCATACCATATTCATCCTAATTAATACAAAAATTGTTTCAACTTGCCTGAAATAGTAGGAGCGTCAAGAAAATTACAGAGAAAAGGGTTATTTTTCCCCCTCATTTGGTTTGTTCTTGAAGTCATGATTTTAATACAAAAGGGATGCTACAGTCTATCAAGACGCTACATTAAGTTAGTATTGTGTACGACAAGACATCTAAAGGTAAAAAGGTTTCTCAAACCATTTTTTCAATGTAATTCAATCAAACctattacattattattaagAACTGATAATCTCAATTCATATAAAGATTGCAAATCAACAGTTCACGTGAAGTAATCAATCACCTGATGACATTTGCTTCAATGATCATTTTCTCCATTACAGTCATACCAGTTTTCATTTAATGCTTACCATATAAATTATCgaacaatataaaatataaaaaaataaaatcctatGCTTACCATACAAATTACATAAGAAAATGAAGTAGAAAACCTTAAGAATGCATCACTCTTTCTTGGGATTTCAATTCATTCAATCATTCTATATTGCTagtaagaagaaaataaatgcaGGACAGTTTTCTCATCTCAAGCCACCCCGTAACTACATAATGATATTTTCACATGTTTATTGCTTCTGTACAGAGCCAtagtaaaaatgtaaaataatagaTAGGGGCCACCTTCCCTACCCACCCAAAGAAAGAATAAAtgataaacaacaaaatttccatTTTACGAGAATATAATCTCACATACTTAAAAGGGACCTAACCATGCTGCACAGTTATCTATGCTGCCAGAGATTCTATAGCAGCCTTCCGTTGCTCTAGAAGTCCTGTTAGCAGTTTATCTATTTGATCAAATACATCTGTCTTTGGCGCATTTCCATTCACCTGAAAGGAGGAAAAATATTTCTCCTGTATtatcattatttaaaaaaaaaaaaagaaaaaaaaatcaagaatacATGGGCGTAAGAAGATGGggaaaaaaacacaaaagggGAGACCACTAAAAGGGCCTCGAGTATTATGATGAACTGATGCAGAACAATCAAGCCAAATGAGATGATTTCAAAGAGAGGAATGGTCAGAAAATGAAGTTCTGGGAGAACTATTCAATTGGTCAAGGCATACTTGTCTCCTTTTTCCTCCTGTCTTTGCTGTAGTCAATTAGATAATTGAATCTATTTGGGGTGTTTGGGCCACAACCTGCCTTGGGTTTGGTGGGCTAGTATAGCCCACCCAATGTTTGGTTCACCCATTATAATAGTTGAAGTTCCCAATTATTATAATTCACACTTAGCTACAATAAAACTATTTGAAAACCCTCAACGTCTACTGTGTTCACTATTTTGTTACCATTCTCTCTCCTCATTTATAACCTAAACTAAAATAGTACATACCTCAAACATAGATTATAATAACCACTCAGTTCCCCCAATCAGCCGATTTGTGTGTGCTAAAATTCTAAAGTCAATGGCATAGATTTTGAGAATGATTTAGATTGATGAAATAGTCTAAAGGAACTGCAATGAGTGaaaattcatcaaattcatGGTGTCTTCAGCTATTCAGATTCTTAAGTAAAATCAATGCATTTACCAGAGACTTCTTTCAAAAAGTAAGAGTGAACAACAGGCTGCATACAAAGCTACATTCTTTTTCCCCCCTTTCCTTTTTCTGTCCGCCCCAGTGAGGGGTATGGTGGTTGATGGCCGCTAGATTACATACCTTAACTGTCACATCTTGATACATGGAAAGGACATCCTCCAGATTCTGGTGATGAGTTTGCAATCTTAACCTCACCTGAATAAACCCAATTGCAGGGAACATGGTCAATACTTCATCCACATAAGTGCTCAGAAACAGGCACAAACAGAATATGAAGATTAAGAAGCTTGCCCACAAACAATCTAAACAAACCCTTATGAAATTTATACACCACCATAAAGAATGATTCAAAATGACAGACCAAATTAGATATAGTATTATAGAAAATACCTTTTCTTCAGTGTCATCAAAGCGCTGTGTAAGTCTAGCAGCAACCTCTTCAGTGTCAGGAGGAGAATACTTTAAGTGATATATCCTACCAGTAACGGGATCCAGTCTTCTTCCAACAACTCTCTCAACAAGAATTTCTTCAGGGACCTACAATAACAAGTGGAGGTTATTGTAAATTAGTAAGTTCTGGTCTTGAAGCTCTGATTAGATGTTTGTTTGTTAAGACTGGACAATAATAAATGTCAAACTCACTACAAATCACTGAAGGTAGTCACATTTTCTAAAAGCTCTGCTAATTTATTAGACaacattataaataaataaatataaaaaagatatCCCACAAATCAAGATCATATATGCATATGCAATCCAATTATCCAAATCCAATTATCCAAATCAACCTGTCaacattaaatttcttttttccttttttagaaCAACCAGTACTGATCAATCCCCTGACTTGGCAATTCAACGTAAATGTggaaattgaaatttcaatcAGCATCAATAAACAACTCTCACTTCAAGAAGAATGAAAAGATCAGGCTTAAAGCCAAGTTCCTTAAGAGCAATTGCTTGAGAATAACTCCTAGGATAACCATCCAAGAGCCAACCATTCTCCTGAGAATCAGGTTGCAACAGCCGCTCCTTTACCATCTACAAGATACCGATAGACATGTTACAGACGAGAGTTACCACGTACCAAAATAACAGTATAGACTTTCCTACCAGCACGACTATATCATTAGGGACTAGTTGTCCTTTCTCCATGTACTCTTTTGCTAGCTTCCCATTTTTGCTGCCACTATTGACTTCTGCCCTAAGTAAATCTCCAGCAGCGATGTGCACCAAACCATACTGCACATACGATAATGACTTGATTCAATATGCTATTCTCTATAGGCAatagaaaatgagaaatttataGCGAGCATTAACAAAGACTGGATTATTAAGAAAATGGCAATAACAAAAATTGAAGTATGAGCAGAGAAAGGGGATAGGGTCAGTCAAAACATATAAGACTTCAGTGGAGATATAGGcataaaaaatggaaataataTTACCCTACTAATTTGGAAACTAAGAAACAGCCACAATGATGCTCAATAATGATTAATGAACTATGATCTTTATCCttttttaatagtaaaaaatttaaaatgaaaatagccCAAGAATCTACtttcaggatcaaccatcttgAGTTCAAACACCACGCCCTCCTTTTCTTCTTAGAAAATTAACATAAAACCAAAAACTTGTTTGGAATTGTATACGCCTCTGGTCTTATAGTCAACTTGAGCAcgataaaaatttcaaaatggaaGAATGCTCCTATCTCCAGAGGGGAAGGCTTAACAAGAGGGGACGGCTAACACAAGTGAGTTATGTGTGAGGTAACACCCCAACTTGTCTATCTTTAGAATCAGTTACctgatgagtttttttttctagaaaatggaaacataatatctatctatctatctatctatctatatatatatatatatatatacacagaATAGCAAAAAAAGAACAGGGTGTCTCATATGGAATATGCACTTAAAGCTGTGACGCCTCCCACCATGAAGGTTTACGAGAGGAAGAATGGAAAAAGAGGAAGGATGGACACTAAAACAAAGAGTGGGAACCGGTAGGAGGAGACCACGATGGAAATGGGAGAAGCAAACCATTAGAGGGTGGCTGTGCAATATGAAAATTGTACAGAAGAAGGGGACCAGGGTTTTGGGGTATATGTAGGGTttttgggaagagggagagGTAGGAATATCTTCGGAGTGAGCTCTTGGGAGAGACAGCCTCTCGAATTGCCGATTATCATTTCTTTTATGCTTTATGTTATCTTTGCTATCTTCATCTTGTATTTTCCTTGTTAGGAACTCTTGATGATTGTCACTGTGTTTGCTGGTTAATATCATAACTCAGGGGGGAGATCGCACACCCTAATTCTTGGAGTTGGGTGTCTGGTTGGCATGCGTTTGTGTTGTTTCTTGTGCAGGGGAATCGGATTCCTGTTCATGTGTTTCTTAAAATAAACAGCTCCGAGTCTGTTATCAGAAGACAATCGTAAGCCTGGTACTTTAAGGTGCATACtatattaaattagaaataaatttcTTACATTTTGACATTCATAAAATCTTTCCTTTTATTACACTTGGAATAGACTAGGCTTCTTCTATGAAAGCAAGTAAAAGTCTcaagttttttctttcttttttttaaagagaagaaacatttcattgaaaaaatgaaatatggGGAGACCCCAAGCACCAGAAGTCTAAAAAATTTTCATCTTTCGTGATTAAAAACAGAGATAAAGTACCTCTCCAATCACACGACGGAGAGAAATGTTTATGATAAACTTCAACAAATTATTCTTTTCCCACCAAccaaggagaaaaaaaaaacgtgaaAGTACGTCCTATGGGGGAAGATCATGAAGGTCTCAGAAGGAAATTATACAAATAAACGGAGTTTAAAATATATGTAGTCGATAGTTTCCAAATTTAGATTTCTCCCTGTTCACAAACAATAGTGACCAAAATTCTCTCCTGGAGAAATTGATTTATGTAACTAACAAAATTTCAGATTGGTAAGGGCCAAGAGAAAAGATGTGTTTGGCGTAGGCTCGATCATTAATGAAATTGCTTACTTTCTGAGTAATAAGTTCGCATTGTGTGCCTTTACCGGAAGCAGGAGCACCAGATATCATGATTCTAAGAGGCTCTGGTGTTGCATGAGCCGTGACCTGCCAACATACACAACCAAGTTCaatcaacaaaataacaaacCACACAGTTTTCCAAAACGTAGTCGGGATCAAAAGGAGTGAACTCCCCATAATCAAATCGGCACATTGTAAATACTGCAACCAAAACGTGTTTAATAGTAAACTAAATTCGGACCGAACGTTCTTCCATTCCCTATAAACTAGCAACTCCAGTTTTCCTTCTATTTATCCCGGAATTcgtcaaaaaataaaaagacaaaatACGCATCCTGTTCTCGTCCAAATCGACTAAATTCCATCACTAACATCAAGAACATTCACTGCATGCGAAATCAAGCGCCAAACGGCTCCAGTTGagataaacaaaaagaaatgcGATCGATCATACAGTTAATACGGGAGAAAACGTAGCCTTCAGTGACGGAGAAACGTCGGAACACGGAAGACTTAGGGCTCGACAGTGACGAGTAAACGAGATTGAATTATTCAAAACGTAAGGGAAATGAACTGGTTGCGGTTGCCTATACGAAGAAACTGGATTCGCGTATGCAACCGCTGTGAAACTGGAATGGAGCGCCATGGTTTAGCTTCTTCCGCCGCTGTCGTCGGAAACTCCGGCAATCAGAGCGGCAGCAGCAGCAGCTTCACTCCGCAGTGCCGCGCCCTCGATCTCGATGCTATTATCGAAGCGAAACGGCCGCCACTAGCCCTTGACTCGTTTTCGTCCACAAGTTTAATGCTTACGCTTTCTAAAGTTGGAAGTTTAATTCgttcatttatttaatagacttttatctGTCGTTCTTATGTTCTGATTCTAACGTTTAATACTTTAAatacttataaaattttaatatttatactcAAATGTTCTGGATTTAAAAATATGGATGTCAAGGTATTGACGTGACCTCTATCTTTAAATGTGGATTGTTAATGATCgatgaattcaaaatttaatggtTGTGTTGTGGAAACTATCTTTGAAAGCAAATTCGGATTGTTGTCGGTTACTCCCTGAGTGGTCTTCTATTTATATCCTCTACCCATTCCTTAATGCTCTGTATGTGAAACGAGTAAAAATAGTTACTTTCATGTGTTTTTGTGGGCTTTGGATCTAAGTGCATGTGGGTCATTCCCAAGAATTTCAATCTCCCACCCCAtaattattgtacttaaaaGATATAGAGAGAATGCTCATATTGAGTTTAGTTAAGTAAATAGTTCAAATAGTATATGAGTGCGTTAGTAAAAGTGGTTATGTGATTCGATCCCTTCTATGTGATTGTATAGACACaacattgaaatattttttcaaaatgttctcaaaatttcaattattttaatttcatagtCTAAAAACGTATTTAATAGAGAAATATGTCTGACTTCTTCAAATCCATTTGTCTGAATGAatccaaaaacacaaaataatattaaaatggtATACCGTATAtgctttaaaaatatttagactaAATTTGTACAAAATAAAACAAGTCTCACTCCACCCCCCTCTTTTTAAATGAACGATTTTACGGTTAATATTCGATAAAACAAAACAAGTCTCACGATATAGatactaaaaaattattttaatgttcAAAATGTATGGATATAGTAgacataaaatataagatttgttGAAATGAGTATAGCTCAACTGATATCAAGTATATATTATTAACCTTGAAATTAAAGGTTCGATCCCATCTACATatgttacaaaaaaaaagaaaaaaaaaagatttaaggTCTACTAAACACATGTTATAGTGGAAAACATGATAGACGCAAATTTGGACTTTTTTTCACgttaaattgaaagttcaagactCATTAAGCATGCTTTAAGTTAAAACccaattagacacaaaattcaaattgtttagagtttttttaaatttaagaggTAGGAGGCATTTTACACCAAACTAAATTTGTGAGTTAACGAGATTAAAAGTAAAACTATCGCACTAAGAAAAAATCTATAAATTCATCTAGACGAATTTAACTTAACTGTAATTGTGATGCACTCCATCATCACAAGTTTGATCTCCCATAAGTtactatattaatatatatatatacatatatatatgccTCTAAATCTTAAGAATCgtatcaataaaaaaatgatcTAGCAACATATTGACTTGAACTAAGTATATCAAATTATACACTTATCTAGGGTTCGTTTGAAAAACACTCAATGAGACTTATAATAATATCAATTAAGCTCATAGTTTATCATAAGTGAATTAGTGTTGACTTTTTTCATTGTGTGTAGACCTTTGTAAATGTCGTATTAATAAAATGGACGATTTAAATtgacaaacatttttttataagaaaatataacaaaaatttaagtttataCGATTATGAATGTTAGAGGTCAAATTGAGAAAATTAGAAGTCTTTGTTGATCTAAACAAAATGTAATAAAAACCATTGTGAATTACTCTAATGGTAAATAAGGAAACATATATcgaataaagtaatgaaaaggTCACgagttgaataaaaaaaatgagtaatttatctttaaattcaaattatcatataaaactaactataataaacaatttaatgataaagttaatattaattaaaatatattcccattagttatttaaattaattatttaaaaaaaagtaacggaAAAATTTACAGTGAGAAATCCGATCTCTGTGAATTTTTCTTAAATGAATTTTCGTCTCGTCCTATTCTAAATTTGACTCCACATGTTGCTATTTATATGTGACAAAtcatggtttaattttaaaaaacaaaaaataaaaggattacgagattttcaaatattttgattagaaaataaaaaaagcgAGGGATGGAATATTCGAATATAAACATCGGCATTTGGCGGCAAGGATCGAGATACGCGCAGACCGACTATTCCATCTACTGGGAAATGAAAAAGAGAAGCCATCCCAGACTCCGTCTTTACCAATTCTCATTCTCTTGATCAAAGATGGCTAGGGCACCGATGACCACCGCCGGAGCATTAACGTCCTCCTCCCCTTCACTCACCACCACCGTCATCTTGGCCAACGGATCCTCTTCCTCTCAGCCCCCTGAAACCCTAGTTCTCCGTCT
This genomic window from Benincasa hispida cultivar B227 chromosome 4, ASM972705v1, whole genome shotgun sequence contains:
- the LOC120075431 gene encoding adenylate kinase, chloroplastic — encoded protein: MALHSSFTAVAYANPVSSYRQPQPVHFPYVLNNSISFTRHCRALSLPCSDVSPSLKATFSPVLTVTAHATPEPLRIMISGAPASGKGTQCELITQKYGLVHIAAGDLLRAEVNSGSKNGKLAKEYMEKGQLVPNDIVVLMVKERLLQPDSQENGWLLDGYPRSYSQAIALKELGFKPDLFILLEVPEEILVERVVGRRLDPVTGRIYHLKYSPPDTEEVAARLTQRFDDTEEKVRLRLQTHHQNLEDVLSMYQDVTVKVNGNAPKTDVFDQIDKLLTGLLEQRKAAIESLAA